From Pseudomonas arsenicoxydans:
CCGCGCCTACATGCGCCGCAACGCTGACATCCTGATTCTGGATGAGCCGACTTCGGCCCTCGACCCGGCGGCGGAAGCGGCAGTGTTCGAGCATTTCAGCGAACACACGGAAGGTCGCATGACGCTGCTGATTTCCCACCGGTTTTCCAGCGTGCGCAACGCGGACCACATCATCGTGCTGGATCAGGGGGCGATCCTTGAACGCGGTGATCACGAAAGCCTGGTCGCGGCGGGTGGGCGCTATGCGCAGTTGTTCAACCTGCAAGCCCGGGGTTACCGCTAGGCCCGGCGACTCGCTGCGGTTTTGCCTTCATTAAACTGTCGATTGCCTGACGATACTGGCTTCCACTCAGGCTCATGCTGTTGTTGTGCGTACCACCGGGAATCAACAACAGGCGCTTGGGTTCGCTGGCGGCATTGAACAATTGCTGGCTGAACCGCGAGGGCATGAACGTGTCGGCCTGGCCATGGACCACCAGCAGCGGCATGTCGATGTCGACGATCTTGTCGATGGAATCGAATTTCTGCGACAGCAGCCAGCGTACTGGCAACCAGGTCACGGGCAGATTGTTCTCGGCCACTGCGGCCACGGCATCGCCGAGGGTGGTGAAGGTGGACTCGATCACCAGCCCGCGCACCGGTATCGCGTTATGGTCCTTTTTCGCCTGCGCCGCCAGGTCTGCCGCGAGATCGATGGCCACGGCACCGCCCAGGGAATGACCGTAGATCAAGCGCTTGTTGGCGTCCGGTTGCATCGCCGTGAAGCGCTCCCAAGCGATGCGGGCGTCTTCGTAGACGCTGGCTTCCGACGGCAAGTCCCCCTTGCTCTGACCAAAGCCGCGGTAATCGATGGCCAGCACCGAATAACCCATCGCCCGCAACTGCTCGATGCGGAACGCCTGGCCGGTCAGGTTCCAGCGCACACCGTGCAAATACAGGATCGACGGCGCATCGCGACGGGCGGCCGGCCACCACCAGGCATGCAGGTTTTGCCCGGCCTTGAAGCTGGCAGGCTTGATGTCGAACTCCTGAACATCCTGCGGCAAACCGTGATACCAGCCGGCGGTGCCCGGCTCGATACGAAACAGCAGCTCACGCTCCTTGTACTTGAGCACGCCACAACTCACGGGCAAGCCGAGGATCAGCGCGGCCATGCACAGGATTGGCAGCCAGCGTCGGCTCAAGCGGCTCATCAGGTTCGAAAACATGCGGTGGTCCGGTGACGGGAATCAAAGCTCGGGTTTTAACAGATGCCTGGCGGGGCGTGGGGATAAATTCGACAGTCGTGTGAATGGCCGGATTGGGCGGTGACTTGCCGAATCTCATCGCGGGCAAGCCCGCTCCCACAGGTTAAGCATTCCAATGTGGGAGCGGGCTTGCCCGCGATGAGGCCATATCTGCCCACACATCTTTAAAGCCATGCGCAAAGCCATTCGTCTTTGCTTCAAAGGCCCACTCAACAAAAAGATTGAATAATCACATAAAATGTTATTTAAATAACAAAACAACAACGCCGGCATCAGCCTGGCAAGCCGGATCAAGGTGGGATAGCAATGAGCAAGATCGCAGTCATCGGCAGCAACATGGTGGATCTGATCACCTACATCGACCGCATGCCGGCCCAGGGCGAGACGCTTGAAGCGCCGGGGTTCGCCCTCGGTTGTGGTGGCAAGGGCGCCATTCAGGCGGTGGCCGCGGCCAAGCTTGGGGCGGATGTGCTGATGCTGACCAAGGTCGGCGATGACATGTTTGCCGACAACACCCTGGCCAACTTCCAACGTTTTGGCATCGACACCCGTTACGTGCAGCGTGTGCCCGGCGTGTCCAGCGGTGTGGCGCCGATCTTCGTTCAGGCCGACTCGCACAACAGCATCCTCATCGTCAAAGGCGCCAATGCGCACCTCGCCCCGGCGGATATCGACGTCGCCGGGCAGGCGTTGCGCGAATGTTCGCTGATCGTTCTGCAACTGGAAATCAACGTCGAGACCGTTTACCACGCCATCGAATTTGGTCGCGCGCACAACATCCCGGTGCTGCTCAACCCGGCGCCGGCCTTGTCGGGGCTGAGCCGTGAACACCTGGCGCACCTGGATT
This genomic window contains:
- the rbsK gene encoding ribokinase, which encodes MSKIAVIGSNMVDLITYIDRMPAQGETLEAPGFALGCGGKGAIQAVAAAKLGADVLMLTKVGDDMFADNTLANFQRFGIDTRYVQRVPGVSSGVAPIFVQADSHNSILIVKGANAHLAPADIDVAGQALRECSLIVLQLEINVETVYHAIEFGRAHNIPVLLNPAPALSGLSREHLAHLDFLVPNESELALITGQVVDSPESAHKAAQTLVASGIRHVIVTLGQQGALYVGEEGEFQIPGLSVAARDTTGAGDAFIGCFIHHWSRDRDIRAAMTQAVAYSACSVTGLGTQTSYPDATAFAEFQRRLDA
- a CDS encoding alpha/beta hydrolase, whose protein sequence is MFSNLMSRLSRRWLPILCMAALILGLPVSCGVLKYKERELLFRIEPGTAGWYHGLPQDVQEFDIKPASFKAGQNLHAWWWPAARRDAPSILYLHGVRWNLTGQAFRIEQLRAMGYSVLAIDYRGFGQSKGDLPSEASVYEDARIAWERFTAMQPDANKRLIYGHSLGGAVAIDLAADLAAQAKKDHNAIPVRGLVIESTFTTLGDAVAAVAENNLPVTWLPVRWLLSQKFDSIDKIVDIDMPLLVVHGQADTFMPSRFSQQLFNAASEPKRLLLIPGGTHNNSMSLSGSQYRQAIDSLMKAKPQRVAGPSGNPGLAG